The uncultured Treponema sp. genomic interval GGAAGGCGACGGAAATTCAACTTACAGAAACAGAATCATAGACGCGCTTTTTAACATGACAGGAACAGAACTTGAAGCAGGCGCAAAATATGAAATCCGCTGAACTAAAAAAATCCCTTTTGCTTTATGCCGTTACAGACAGAGCTTGGCTTGGGAAAACTTTCTGCTGCGAAACTTTAAGCGATGCAGTTTTGCAGGCAATTGAAGGCGGCGCAACTTTGATTCAACTTAGGGAAAAAGAAATTCCAGAAAAAGAATTCTTAGACGAAGCTTTCCGCATAAAAGAAATTTGCGCTTCAAAAAAAATTCCTTTAATCATAAATGACAATGTGAAAATCGCAAAAGAAACAGACGCCTGCGGAGTTCACATCGGGCAAAGCGACATGGAATTAAAGGAAGCAAGAAAAATTTTGGGCGCTGAAAAAATCATCGGAGTTTCGTGCCAGACAGTTGAGCAGGCTTTGCAAGCTGAAAAAAACGGAGCGGACTATCTTGGAGTTGGAGCAATTTTTTCAACGTCAACAAAAGCGGACGCAGGCAATGTTTCCATTTCAACTCTAAAAGATATTTGCCAGTCTGTAAAAATTCCTGTTGTCGCAATAGGAGGAATTTCTCTGCAAAACATGAGCCAGCTTAAAGGCAGCGGAATCGCAGGAGTTTCAGTTATAAGCGCAATTTTCGCACAGCAAGATATACGCGGCGCAACAAAGGAACTCAAGTCTTCCGCAGAAAAACTTTTTCTGTCATTTTCGGAATAAAAGGTTTGTCATTCCCGTGCTAAAAGGTCTGTCATTTTCGGGCTTGACCCGGAAATCTGTATCAAAACATCGCAGTATCAACTACGACAATGACATTAAATTATAAAACTCGAATTTCAAAAACAAAGCGGCAACTGGGAGCACCACTTTTGCCGCTATAAAAAATAATGATTGTTTTCAAACCATGGAGGTAAAAATGAAAACTGCATTAACAATCGCTGGATCTGATTCTAGCGGAGGCGCCGGAATTCAAGCAGACATCAAGACAATGACAGCAAACGGAGTTTACGCAATGAGCGCTGTTACTGCCTTGACTGCCCAAAACACAACTGGCGTAAAATCAATTTTGGAGTCCACGCCCGAATTTCTAAAGGACCAGCTGGACTGCGTGTTCACGGACATTTTCCCGGACGCTGTAAAAACAGGAATGGTTTCTTCTGTGCCGCTCATCAAAGTGATTGCGGACCGCCTGAAATTCTACAACGCAAAAAACATCGTCATTGATCCGGTCATGGTTTCAACAAGCGGATTCAAACTGATTTCCGACGACGCTGTAAAAACATTGTGCGAAGAACTTTTTCCGCTGGCAACCGTAATCACTCCGAATATCCCGGAAGCTGAAATTCTTTGCGGCAAAAAAATTTCTTCAGAAGAACAAATGGAAGAAGCCGCAAAATCAATCAGCGAAAAATTCAATGTCGCAGTTTTATTAAAAGGCGGACACAACTTGAACGACGCAAACGACTTGCTCTTTCAGGCTGGAAAAGCAAAATGGTTCAAGGGCAAAAAAATAAACAACAGCAACACTCACGGAACTGGCTGCACACTTTCAAGCGCAATCGCTTCAAATCTTGCAAAAGGAAAATCTCTTGAGCTTTCAGTTGAAAAAGCAAAGGACTACATTTCAGGCTGTCTTGGAGCAATGCTAGACCTTGGCAAAGGAAGCGGTCCAATGAACCACGCATTCAAAATAAACGGAGAATACTAAAAATGAACATAAAGTCAAAAGAAGTAAACATGGCGTTAATCTGGTTTGGTGCCGGAGTTTCAATCGCTGAAATTATAACAGGAACATATTTTGCGCCGCTCGGATTTTCAAAAGGAATACTTGCAATTCTTTCAGGACACGTAATCGGATGCGCGCTTTTGTTTCTTGCCGGAAGCATAGGCTCGTTTTCAAAAAGAAGCTCAATGGAAACAACCAAGGGAAGCTTTGGAATTCTCGGAAGCAAATTTTTTGCGTTGCTGAATATTCTTCAGCTTACAGGCTGGACAGGAATTATGATTTACGACGGCGCGCTTTCTATAAACGGAATTTTTAAAAACGGAGCGTGGCTCTGGGCAATCGTAATCGGACTTTTAATAGCCGCCTGGATTTTGATTGGAATAAAAAATGTAAGCAAACTGAACATCGCCGCGTTGTCTGCCCTTTTCATTCTTACAGTCGTTTTGTGCAAAATAATTTTTTTCAGCGGAGACAATTCAGTTGTAAATTCCACACAGGAAGAAGCTATGAGCTTTGGGGCGGCAGTAGAACTCGCGGCCGCAATGCCGTTGTCCTGGCTTCCGTTAATCAGCGACTACACAAAAGAAAGCAACAAGCCTGTCGTGTCCTCGCTTTTGAGCAGCCTTGTCTACGGAGCAACTAGCTGCTGGATGTACCTGATTGGAATGGGAGCGGCAATCTTCACTTCGGAAACAGACATCTCGCTCATTCTCTTAAAGTCCGGGCTTGGATGGGCGGCTCTTGTAATCGTAATTCTTTCAACTGTAACAACAACTTTCCTTGACGCATTTTCAGCCGGAATTTCTTTTGAAACAATTTCTTCAAAGCCAAGCGGAAAAACTGTCGCGCTGATTGTAACTGCGCTCGGCACAATCGGAGCAGTTTTCCTTCCGATGGACAACATCACGAACTTTTTGTATTTAATCGGCTCGGTCTTTGCCCCGATGATTTCAATTCAAATTGCAGATTTCTTTATCCTGAAAAATGACAGTTCCGCAAAAAGCATCGACCTGCAAAAAGCCGTAATCTGGGTTCTGGGATTCGCGCTTTATAGAATTTCATTGAGCTGGAATTTCATCCTCGGAAACACGCTGCCGGTAATGCTCATAATTTTCGCCGTAACAATCGCCGCCGGAAAAATCTTGGGCAAGAAAAAATAACGCAAACTGAAAGTATGTAATTTCCGCAAACATTAAAATAACGCAAACTGAAATTACGTGCTTTCCTCAAACGTTATAATAACGCAACCCAAAATTGCGTGTTTTCTTCAAATGTTAAAACCATACAAGCAAAATAATGCACAAGATGCAACACAAACTTGCTTATATTGCACTTTACGCATTTTATTTTCAGTGTTAAAATCAAATCATTATCTTAATTCTTGGAGATTTTTATGGGAAACAATTATTTCAATTCTATTCCGTGGCGCGAGGCTCGCCTGCAGCTCGGACACTGCCGCTCAATGGCAAAAGAGGAATTCGCTGACGGAGTAAACGCCCTCAAAGGCAAAAAAATCGTAATCGTAGGATGCGGCGCGCAGGGCTTGAACCAGGGACTTTGCTTGCGCGATTCTGGACTTGATGTTTCTTACGCTTTGCGCGAATCTGCAATCGCTGAAAAACGCCAGTCTTGGAAAAACGCGACAGAAAACGGATTCAAAGTCGGAACTTACGATGAATTGATTCCAACTGCTGACCTTGTTGGAAACCTTACTCCGGACAAGCAGCACACAGCAGTTATCACAGAAGTTATGAAGAGAATGAAGAAAGGCTCGGCTTTGTGGTACTCTCACGGATTCAACATGATTGAAGAGGGAATGCAGATCCGTCCGGACATCACAGTTGTAATGTGCGCGCCTAAGGGACCGGGAACGGAAGTCTGGCACGAGTTCCAGAGAGGATTCGGAGTTCCAGACCTTATCGCGGTTCACCCTGTAAACGACCCGGAAGGAAAAGGTTGGGCTTATGCAAAGGCTTTAGCAGTAGGAATGGGCGGAAGCAAGGCCGGCGTTCTTGAGTCTAGCTTTGTTGCGGAAGTAAAGTCTGACCTTATGGGCGAGCAGACAATTCTCTGCGGAATGTTGCAAGCTGGAACAATCGTTTGCTTTGACAAAATGGTAAGCGAGGGAATCGCTCCTGAATATGCCACAAAACTTTTGATGCACGGCTGGAACGTAATTTCAGAGGCTTTGAAATGGGGCGGAATCACAAACATGATGGACCGTCTTTCTAACCCTGCGAAAATCCGCGCGAACGAGCTTTCAAAGGAAATCAAAAAACTTTTGACACCGCTTTATCAGAAGCACATGGACGACATCATTTCTGGAAAATTCTCCAGCACAATGATGAAGGACTGGGCAAACAAAGACCACGACTTGCTCACTTGGCGCGAAGAAACAGGAAAACTTCCGTTTGAGTCAACACCAGAGTCGAAAGAAGAAATCACAGAGCAGGAATATTTCGACAAGGGAATCTTGCTTGTTGCAATGGTAAAAGCCGGCTGCGAACTTGCATTCGAGACAATGGTTGACGCAGGAATCAAACCTGAATCAGCTTACTACGAGTCTCTCCATGAAGTTCCGCTCATCGCAAACCTGATTGACCGCAAACGTCTTTACGAGATGAACCGCGTAATTTCAGACACAGCGGAATACGGATGCTACCTGTTCAGCCGCGTTGCAGCCCCGATGATGGCGAAAGACCTTATGCCGAAACTCCACACAGACGTTATCGGAAAAGGACTCGACCTCAAGGACACAAGCGTGAACAACACTCAGCTCGTCGAAGTAAACGCAGAAATCCGCAACCATCCAATTGAAGTTGTCGGAAGAAAACTTAGAAGCTACATGACAAGCATGAAAGCAGTAATTTAATCATAGATTAAATTACTGGTGCTAGTTTCAGTAAAACTGAAATTAGCGGGTTTGTAATTTATTGCAAAGCTCTTTCACACTTGAACTTTTGCAAAATCTTTTGCTAGACTAAGACCGTCATTTTTTGTGGCGGTCTTTTTTGTTGCTGCCGTTTTAAAAATTGACTGGAGAATTTTTATGCCGATTATTACAAAGCCGAATTCTTTTGACGCAGATTATTTTTTTGTTTGCAAAGGTAATGAAATTTTAGTAAAAGACAATTCTTTAATTTCAAAAAAGGAATTTGAATTTTTTGCAAATGAAACTTTTTCAGATGACTGGTACATAGAAAAAAATCTTTCGTGCGCCGCAGCCGTTGCAAAAAAAAATTCTTTAGTTCCTGAAAATTGCAAATTTATTTCCGTGCGGCAATTTTGCTTTGAGCATAAAGAAACCGCATTCCTCGCTTCAAGAGCCTCAAGCATTTTAAAGCAAA includes:
- the thiE gene encoding thiamine phosphate synthase, whose amino-acid sequence is MKSAELKKSLLLYAVTDRAWLGKTFCCETLSDAVLQAIEGGATLIQLREKEIPEKEFLDEAFRIKEICASKKIPLIINDNVKIAKETDACGVHIGQSDMELKEARKILGAEKIIGVSCQTVEQALQAEKNGADYLGVGAIFSTSTKADAGNVSISTLKDICQSVKIPVVAIGGISLQNMSQLKGSGIAGVSVISAIFAQQDIRGATKELKSSAEKLFLSFSE
- the ilvC gene encoding ketol-acid reductoisomerase; translation: MGNNYFNSIPWREARLQLGHCRSMAKEEFADGVNALKGKKIVIVGCGAQGLNQGLCLRDSGLDVSYALRESAIAEKRQSWKNATENGFKVGTYDELIPTADLVGNLTPDKQHTAVITEVMKRMKKGSALWYSHGFNMIEEGMQIRPDITVVMCAPKGPGTEVWHEFQRGFGVPDLIAVHPVNDPEGKGWAYAKALAVGMGGSKAGVLESSFVAEVKSDLMGEQTILCGMLQAGTIVCFDKMVSEGIAPEYATKLLMHGWNVISEALKWGGITNMMDRLSNPAKIRANELSKEIKKLLTPLYQKHMDDIISGKFSSTMMKDWANKDHDLLTWREETGKLPFESTPESKEEITEQEYFDKGILLVAMVKAGCELAFETMVDAGIKPESAYYESLHEVPLIANLIDRKRLYEMNRVISDTAEYGCYLFSRVAAPMMAKDLMPKLHTDVIGKGLDLKDTSVNNTQLVEVNAEIRNHPIEVVGRKLRSYMTSMKAVI
- the cytX gene encoding putative hydroxymethylpyrimidine transporter CytX, with protein sequence MNIKSKEVNMALIWFGAGVSIAEIITGTYFAPLGFSKGILAILSGHVIGCALLFLAGSIGSFSKRSSMETTKGSFGILGSKFFALLNILQLTGWTGIMIYDGALSINGIFKNGAWLWAIVIGLLIAAWILIGIKNVSKLNIAALSALFILTVVLCKIIFFSGDNSVVNSTQEEAMSFGAAVELAAAMPLSWLPLISDYTKESNKPVVSSLLSSLVYGATSCWMYLIGMGAAIFTSETDISLILLKSGLGWAALVIVILSTVTTTFLDAFSAGISFETISSKPSGKTVALIVTALGTIGAVFLPMDNITNFLYLIGSVFAPMISIQIADFFILKNDSSAKSIDLQKAVIWVLGFALYRISLSWNFILGNTLPVMLIIFAVTIAAGKILGKKK
- the thiD gene encoding bifunctional hydroxymethylpyrimidine kinase/phosphomethylpyrimidine kinase, translating into MKTALTIAGSDSSGGAGIQADIKTMTANGVYAMSAVTALTAQNTTGVKSILESTPEFLKDQLDCVFTDIFPDAVKTGMVSSVPLIKVIADRLKFYNAKNIVIDPVMVSTSGFKLISDDAVKTLCEELFPLATVITPNIPEAEILCGKKISSEEQMEEAAKSISEKFNVAVLLKGGHNLNDANDLLFQAGKAKWFKGKKINNSNTHGTGCTLSSAIASNLAKGKSLELSVEKAKDYISGCLGAMLDLGKGSGPMNHAFKINGEY